In the Acidobacteriota bacterium genome, ACCAAGGGGCGTTTCCCGATCGTGACCGATTCCTACATTTCGTGGGGGCCGATCATGACCGATGAGCTTCGCCAGTACTACGACATCCCGGCTGAACGCATCCACGAGTGTGGCGTCGCACACTTTGACCTTCATGTGCAGGCACCAGCGCGCGATCGGTTCGTCCACACGATGGCAGGCCTGGGTCTTGACCCCGACAAGCCCTATCTGTTCTTCGGGATGACCACCCCGAATTTTTCAGCGCGTGAGATTGAGATCGTCGAGTGGCTCGCCGGTCGAGTGCGTTCCGGGGCGTTCGGCGCGGACATGCAGTTGGTCGTCCGGCAGCATCCCCAGAATGCGCACCCCAATGCCGACCCGAACCCGCGCCTGCGACGGCTGCAGGGCAACCGCGTCGGTGTGCACTTTCCCGGGCTGGAGGAAAGCCGCCTGCGATGGAATCTGCTCGAGGCAGACCTGCAGCAACTCGCCAGCCTGATTGCCGGTTGCACGGTCAGCTTCAACTCTGGTTCGACCCTGACCATCGACGCCATCGTTCGCGACAAGCCCGTGGTGGTGACGGCGTTTGACGTCGGCGAACAGCCACCCTGGTGGGCATCGGCTGGACGGGTGCTGGGCGAGTTGCACTTCAAAAAGCTGACCGCCCTCGGCGGGGTGCGCGTCGCACACTCCCTTGAGGAACTTGAGGCGACCACACGGGCCTATCTCGCCGACCCGGCACTTGACGCCCGGGGCAGGGCGGCGACGCGCCAGGCAGAGTGTGGCGCATGCGACGGTCAGGCCTCTGAGCGCATCGCCAACGCCCTGGCCGAGATTTGCCGGATGACGTCGGCGGGCGCTGGGGTGCAGGCGTGAAGATCCTTGGCATCATCCCTGCTCGTGGCGGCTCCAAGGCTCTGCCGGGCAAGAACATCAGGCCGTTTGCGGGGAAGCCTCTGATTCAGTACGCGTGCGAGGCTGCCGATGCGTCGGGTGTGGTGGACCGGCTCGTGCTGTCTACCGACAGCGAGACGATCGCGACGCTGGCGGCTCGCCTCGGGCTCGATGTCCCGTGCCTGCGGCCGGCCGAATTCGCTCGCGATGAATCACCCATGATCGATGCGGCCCTGCACATGGTGGCCCATCTCGCCCAGGACGGATACCATGCCGACGCCGTCATGATTCTGCAACCGACGTCGCCCCTGCGCACGGCCGATCATCTGCGCCGCGCCGTGGGACTCCTTCAGGAAAATGACTCCGTCTGTTCAGTGGTGGCCGTATCGAAGGAGGCCAATCCGTTCAGCATGATGAAGGTCAGGACGGACGGCTTTCTGGACTTCATCGTGCCCGAAGCCGCCGCAATTACGCGGCGACAGGACTTGCCAACGGCCTACCGCCGGGACGGTACGGTGTTCCTGACTCGCACATCGGTTCTGGTGAATGAGAAGACGTTTTACGGACAGCGCTGCGTGCCCATGCCGCTCGAGTCCTGGGAGGCCTCCAATATCGATACGCTTGAAGACTGGACTCGAGCCGAGGCTCTGCTGAATCGATGAAGGTGCTGATCGCG is a window encoding:
- a CDS encoding acylneuraminate cytidylyltransferase family protein, translating into MKILGIIPARGGSKALPGKNIRPFAGKPLIQYACEAADASGVVDRLVLSTDSETIATLAARLGLDVPCLRPAEFARDESPMIDAALHMVAHLAQDGYHADAVMILQPTSPLRTADHLRRAVGLLQENDSVCSVVAVSKEANPFSMMKVRTDGFLDFIVPEAAAITRRQDLPTAYRRDGTVFLTRTSVLVNEKTFYGQRCVPMPLESWEASNIDTLEDWTRAEALLNR